The window GTGCGGCGCGGGCCGAGGAGCAGGCGGTCGAACGCCGTGCCTGGGAGCTCTTGGATCTTGTGGGCATGGGGGACCGGGCGGGCGAGCTGGCGGGCAACTTCAGCTACGGCGACCAGCGGCGCCTGGAAATTGCCCGCGCCCTGGCCACCGAGCCGCGCGTGCTGCTGCTGGACGAACCCGCCGCTGGCATGAACACCGCCGAGAAGGGCCAGCTGACCGCCTTTATCCGGCAGGTGCGCGACCAGTTTGACTTGACGGTGCTGGTCATTGAACACCACGTGCCGCTGGTGATGAACCTGTGTGACCGCGTGGCGGTGCTGAACTTCGGCGAGCTGATCGCGGTGGGTGACCCGGCCACCGTGCAGCGCGACCCCCGCGTGATTGAAGCGTACCTGGGAGGGGAATAGATGCCGCTGCTGGAAATCGAGAACCTCAGCGTGAATTACGGCGCCATTCAGGCGGTTCGGGGCCTGTCCCTGACCGTGGAGGAAGGCGAGGTGGTCACCCTGATCGGCGCGAACGGCGCGGGCAAGACCACCACCCTGCGCGCCGTATCACGGCTCCTCAGACCTGTGGCCGGGCGCATCCGGTTTGCCGGGCGCGACATCACCCGCGTGCCGGCCGACGAGGCCGTGCGCCTGGGCATCGCCCAGAGCCCCGAAGGGCGGCAGGTGCTCGCCCGGCAGAGCGTGCAGGACAACCTGGAACTGGGCGCCTACACCCGCAAGGCGGGCGTGCGGGCCGACCTGCAGACCATGTACGAACGGTTTCCCCGCCTGGGTGAGCGGCGGCACCAGCTGGCCGGCACGCTCTCGGGCGGCGAGCAGCAGATGCTGGCCATCGCCCGCGCCCTGATGAGCCGCCCCCGACTGCTGCTGCTGGACGAACCCAGTCTGGGCCTGGCGCCTATCATCGTGCGCGAGATCTTTACCATCATCCGCCAACTGAACGAGCAGGGCGTGACCATTCTGCTGGTCGAGCAAAATGCCCGCCTCGCCATGAACGCCAGTCACCGCACCTATGTTCTGGAGGCCGGGCAACTGACCTTCAGCGGTGACAGTGCCCAGCTGGTGAACGACGAACGCGTGCTGCACGCGTATCTGGGCGGTTAGGCCTGCGACGGCGCCGCGCCCGCTTCCTGGCTGGAGCGGGCGCAGTGCTCTCGCGTCTCGCTCAGCTTAGGGGTATCGCCGCCCGCGCTGTCTTCCGAGCCGAAAAGCTGGGTGTGAGCATGGCGCTCGCGTGTTCTGGCTGCATGCCCGCCAAAAACGTCGGTGCCCGGAAGGGAGACGCTGATGCGAGTAGCCGCCATCTGACGGTCTCGCGCTGCTGCCCTTTGACGTGCGCAGCCCCCGCCAAGCCGGAGCGCACCAAGTCGGCCAGTGTTCACAGGCGGTGAGCCCTAGCGCGTCCTTAGGCAGCCCAGTGGGCGCGTGGTTTTCTCCAGGCGCCAGGAAAATGGACCCGTGAGCCGGTGCAATCCAGGGTCATAAACGGGTCATTGGTGTGCTGAGCGAGGGTGCCGCGCCGCCCATTTGGCCCACAGACTGGCTGTGCGGGTGCTGCTCATCCTGATGGTGGGGTGCCTCGGGCCGTGCGCAGAGGTCAATCGGCAGCCCCAGGTCCACCCTCCTACCACTTCCCAGCCCCTGTCGCGCCCCAACCTGTAGCTGGGCCGTGCCCCCCAGACCTGTCAGCCTCCTTCCCACGAAAACGGGCGGGACTGTTCCCCTCACAGAACAGTCCCGCCCTGGATTTTCTGCAGGCGCTCTGGCTTCAACTCCTGAGCGCGGGGCGCGCGCCGTTACCGCGTGCCGAAGTTCTGCACCCAGTAGGTGCCGTAGGTGCTGCCGGGGCGGTAGGTGTAGCCCACGCCCAGTTCTTTCAGGCCCGGGTCCATCAGGGTCTTGCAGTGGCTGGGGCTGTCCAGCCAGCCCTGCACCACGTTCTGCGCGGTGTACCCAGCGGCGATGTTCTCGCCCACCTGGGTCCAGCCCCGGTAGCCAGCGGCTTCCATGCGCTGGGCGGGGGTGCGGCCCTCGGGGGTGACGTGGTTAAAGTATCCGCGCTCGGCCATATCGGCGGCGTGGCCCCGGGCGGCGGCGGCCAGGAAGCCGTTCCAGCTCACGGCGGGCGCGGCACCGAAGGCCTGCCCCCCGCAGGAGCGGGCCTGGGCGCGGGCCACGTTCACTTCGGCCAGAATCTGGGCTTCCTGGGCGCTCATGGTCTGGTCGCCGGCACCGCCGCTGGGGGCCGTGCTCTGGCCGCCACCGGTGCCGCTGCTGCTCACGGTGGTGGGCGCGCTGGCGGTGGGGGCGCTGGGGCCACCTCCACATGAGGCCAGCAGCAGGGCGAAGGGCAACAGGGCAGTCAGGGCAGTTTTGGGCATGTGAGGGTCCTTTTCGCACGCGGCCAGTTGGCGCCTGCGGTTGAAGTGCCCTCACGGTACAAATGTCAGACTTTCATCCTGGTCACTTTCACGAACATGAACGCCCCGCCCGGCAGGGGCAGTAGGGCCCCCAGCACAGGAGGACGAAAAAAGTCCTCACAGTCGCCATTTCCCCCTCCTTACGCCACTGTTCAAAGCCCTGGCCCAACATCAAGCCCCCAGGGACTCACCCTGGGGGTCACATGAAGGGGGGATTCAGCACCCAGCCCACTGTCAGAATGTTGTGACAGCAATGCGGGTTATTTCACGCGGTTCAGGCCATCCTGGGCCGGCTTGTAGCCCGGGTTCAGCTTCAGGGCGCGCTCGTAGTTCTCGCGGGCTTTCAGGCGGTCGGCGGCCACCGCGCCCGAACCGCGCTCGTAGCTCAGGCCCAGGTAGTACATGTATTCGGGGGTGTTGCTGCCCAGAGCGGCGGCGCGCGTGAGCTGCTCGCGGGCACTCTTCAGGTCGCCGCTGTCCAGGGCCAGCCGGCCCAGGTAGTAGTAGAACTCGGGGTAGCGCAGCGGGTCCAGGGTCACGGCCTGGGTCAGCTGGGCGCGGGCCGTGGCGGTGTCCTTGGCAAGGTAGCTGACCACGCCGTACTGGCCCACGGCGTAGGCGTTCTTGGGGGCCAACCGGGCGGCCTGCGCGGCTTCAGGCCGGGCGGCGGCGAGGTTGCCACTCAGGGCCAGCAGCTTGGCGTAGTAGGCGCGGTTGTACGGATCGCGCGGGTCCACGATCACGGCCTGCTGCAGGCTTTCCAGCGCCAGCGGCAGATTGCCGGTCGCGTAGTACATGTCGCCCAGGTTGTACAGCAGAATGGCGTTGTCGGCGTTCAGGGCAATCGCCTGCTTGAACGCGTCAATGGCGCGCGCCGCGTCGCCCTGCAGCTTGTAGACATAGCCGCGCTCGTTCCACACGCGGCTGAGCTGCACGCTCTTGCTGGTGCCGGCCTGGGCCAGGGCCTCGGCGTCGGTCAGCACGCGCAGGGCCTCGTTCAGGTTGCCGCTGACGGTGGCGCGGTCCCCGGCCCCGATGTACTGCTGCACATACGCCTGCGACAGCGAGATATACGCGTCGAAGTTGCGGCTGTCCAGGCTGATCAGGCGCTTGAGGGTTTCAATGCCCGCGCTGTAGAGGCGCAGCTTGATCTGCGAGCGGCCCAGGCCGATCAGGGCTTCAGGGTTGCGGGGATCCAGTTCGGCCGCCGCGCGGTAGGCCACGTACGCCTGATCAAACTGCCCCTGCTCGTAGTAGTACACGCCCAGCGCCACGTAGTTGGCAGCGGGAATGGCGCGTGGGGCGGCGGGCGCGGTGGCCGGGGCCGCCGCTGGGCTGGTGGGGGTGGTGGGCGCAGCGGGCGCGGTCTGCGCGCCGGCCAGGCTCAGCGTGATCAGCAGGCCCAGCAGGCCGGTTGTGGTGCGTCGATTCACTCGGAAACCTCCGTGGGGCGCTGCGCGGCGTCGCGGCGCGGCCTCACCCTGCCAGAAATGGGCATAAGGGCATGATACGTGAGAACGCCGACAAATCGGGTGAAGTGGCCGTGAGAGGGCGGGGGCAGCATAGCGGCAGTGTTCGCGGCCTCCGTGACGCCCATCTGACGGGCGCGCAGCCTGTACAGTCGGGGGCGTGAAGATGGTCCCTCCCCGCCCGCGCCGCCTGGGCCTGACCGGCAGCATTGGTGCCGGCAAAAGCACGGTGGCCGCTCTGCTGCGCGCCCACGGCTTCACCGTGCTGGACGCCGACGAACAGGCCCGGCTGGTCACCGCCGAGCCCGAGGTGCTGGCCCAGATTGAGGCCCGCTTTCCTGGCACCGTGCAGGCGGGCGTGCTGGACCGCGCCGCCCTGGCCGCCCGCGTGTTCCCGGACCCGGCGGCGGTGGCCGACCTGAACGCCATCGTGCATCCCCGGGTGCGGGCGCGCATGGCCGTGCTGGAACAGGCGGCGGCCGACCGGGGCGAGGCCTGGGTGGTGCAGGACGTGCCGCTGCTTTTTGAAGGGGGGCTGGACGCAGGTATGGACGCCGTGCTGGTGGTGGATGCCCCGCTGGAGCTGCGCCTGGAACGCGCCCTGGCCCGGGGCGGCCTGACCCGCGAGGACATCTTGGCCCGCGACGCCCGGCAACTTCCTGCCGAAGAGAAGCGCCGCCGGGCCACCTGGGTGATTGAGAACACCGGTGATCTGGCGGCGCTGGAGGCCCAGGTGGCGGGGGTTGTGGGTCGTGGACTGTGGGCTGTGGAGGAAGTGGAGGGTGGGGAGTAGGAAGTGGGAGAACAGGGAAGGGACGCGCACTCAGCCGCGCCCCTCTCACCCGTTTCTGCACCAGTTCTTATAGTGTTCCATGCCTAACGCACGAGCAAAAAGCTACGCTGAATCTATGTCACCAGGGGCATTTCTTGAAATTATTTTGAACGCCCGCGATGTCAATGGCGCTGACCGTATTGACCGAGATGAGATAGAGGACGTGCTTGGAGCAGCGTTGCACAACGCACATCTTGGAGTAATCACGGGTGCTGGGGCAGGCATGGGTACAGTTATTCTCGACATCGAAGTTAACCCATTGCGCGTAGACGAGGCGATTGAATGCATACGGCAAACCCTTGAATGGTTTGCCTTGCCAGAGGGCAGTTGGATTCGAGGACCAAAACCCGGTCAACGTCATGCACTCACCATCCAGCATCGCCTCTGACAAGCCCTTCTTGAATGCCCACTACACCCTACTTCCCACTTCCTTTCAGCGCCGCCGCAATAAAGCCGGCAAACGGCGGGCTGGGGCGCATGGGGCGGCTCTTGAACTCGGGGTGGGCCTGCAGGGCGACGAAGTAGGGGTGGCCCGGAATCTCGATGCTTTCCACCAGTCCGGCGCCGCGCCCGGCCACACCGGGGGTCACACCGCTGATGACCAGCCCGGCCGCCTTCAGTTGGTCAGTGTAGACGGGGTTCACCTCAAAGCGGTGGCGGTGACGCTCCTTGACCACGCCGCCCTGGGCCACGCCGTAGAGTTCGGCAATCTTGGTGCCGGCCGCCAGGTTCATGGGCCAGTCGCCCAGGCGCATGGTGCCGCCCATGCCGGCCACTTCCAGCTGTTCGGGCATCAGGTCAATGACCTTGTGGGGCGCGTATTCGTCGAACTCGGCGGAGTTGGCGCCTGCCAGGCCCGCCTTGTGGCGCGCATATTCAATCACCGCAATCTGCATGCCCAGGCAGATGCCCAGGTAGGGCGTGCCGGTTTCGCGGGCGTATTGCGCGGCGCGGATCTTGCCCTCAATGCCGCGAATGCCAAAGCCGCCGGGCACCAGGATGCCGTCGGCGCCTGAGAGCCGGGCCTGCACGTCCTCGTCAGAGACGCTGGGGTCGGCCAATTCCTCGGCGTTCACCCAGCGGATGTTCACGCGGGCGTCGTTGGCAATGCCCGCGTGGGTCAGCGACTCCATCAGGGACAGGTAGGCGTCGGGCATGGCGGTGTACTTGCCCGCAATGGCAATCGTGACCTCGCGCGCCGGCTGCTTGATGGTCTTGACCGCGTTCTGCCACACGCCCAGGTTCGGGTGAATGCGTTCCAGCGAGAGCAGGTTTTCCACGACCTTGCCCAGCCCCTGCTCTTCCAGGGCCAGCGGCACCTCGTAGACGTGCGAGACGTCGTAACTGGAAAACACCCGGTTCTCGCGCACGGACGTAAAGGCCGCAATCTTGCGGGTGATCTCGGGCGGCAGCTTTTCCTTGCTGCGCACCATCACGATGTCGGGGCTGATGCCCACCGAGCGCAGTTCCGCCACCGAGTGCTGGGTGGGCTTGGTCTTGAACTCGTTGCTGGTGCCCAGGTACGGCACCAGCGTGAGGTGCAGGTACAGGACGTTGTCGTCGCCCTCGTCGAACTTGAACTGCCGGATGGCTTCCAGAAAGGGCAGCGACTCAATGTCGCCCACCGTGCCGCCCACCTCAATGAGCACGATCTCGGCGCCCGCCGTCTCGCCGGCGGCGCGGATGCGGCGCTTAATTTCGTCCGTGACGTGCGGAATGACCTGCACGGTCTGCGACAGGTAATCCCCGGCGCGCTCCTTACGAATCACTTCCTGGTACACCTGCCCGGTAGTGATGTTGCTGCCCGGGGGAATATCCAGGTCCAGAAAGCGCTCGTAGTTGCCGATGTCCAGATCCGTCTCGGCGCCACTGGCGGTCACGAAGACCTCGCCGTGTTCGTAGGGCCGCATGGTGCCCGCGTCAATGTTGATGTAAGGGTCAATCTTGACCGCCGTGACCTTGTAGCCGCGTGCGCGCAGCAATGCACCCAAACTGGCGCTCGCCACGCCCTTCCCAAGGCTGCTCACCACGCCGCCCGTTACAAAGATGTATTTCATGCCTGACCGCGAGCGCCTGATCCCCACCTGCGGGAACCAAAAAGAAAAACCGGGGCGCTCGGCCTCCGGGATTTCATGGTAGCACGCCCCTGGGGATTACGGGGGCAGGGTGCCAATGTTGCGCGGCGCGGCGCTCAGCGTTTGGGTCCAGGTGCTGGGGTCCGCAGAGGTGCGCGCCGGGATATTGACCTCCTTGCCCGAAGTCAGGCGGCTGAGGCTGAGGTTCAGGGTCACACGCACGTTGCCGGGGGTCTGGGGGGTGTCGGCCTGGATGGTGAACAGGCGCGGCAGGTTGGTCACAGCGGGCTGCACGTAGTCCAGCAGCAGCTTGCCGCTGCCGCCGGAAACATTCAGGCTGCCCAGGCTGGACAGGGCAGGCGGCGCGTTGGAGGGCAGGTTCCTGGTGTATTCCACCAGCAGCCAGCGGCTCGCATTGGCCGCGTCTGCCCCGGGGTTGTTTTCGCCGGTGGCATTGGACACCCACCCGCTGCGCAGGACGGGGTAGTAAGCGATGAATTTGTAGCAGGCGTCTTGGTTGCTGATCGTGTTCGTGGTGGGGTTAAAACAGGGAGTACCTGTCATCACCCGGGGCGAGCGAATGAACGCCAGAATCGGCGCGGTGGCGTCGCCCACCACCCAGTTGCCGCCGCCTGGGCGCGCGGTGGTGTATCCACCCCCCAGATTCAGCGTGGTGCCGTTCGGGTACACATACGCTGCCTCGCGCACGTTGGTGGCGATGTAGTTCATGGCGATCTGCCCTTCTTGCAGCAGATCGTTGCGCGCCTGCAGGTTCGTGGCGCTGCCCGAACTGGAAATGAGCAGATTCGAGGCGGCAAACAGCACGATCAGGGCCAGGGCCACGGCCACCAGCAGTTCAATCAGGGTAAAACCGGTGCTGTTCATGGGCGGGCCACATCCACACTGAGGCTGGAGCGTCCATCGCCCTGCAGCACCGCCAGCTGTAACCGGCGCATGGGGGCGGGGTCCGGCGCGTTGCCGCTGCAACTGGCGTTCAGCGTCACCGTGCCTGTGGCGTTTCCGTTCAGGTCCAGATTGGTGACGGTCAAGGTGGCGCCTGCCGGAATGGTGGCGGTGGTGCAGCGCTGGTCGTACATGGCGACCGACAGCCAGTCGCCCCGGATGGTTTCCAGCAGGCCCTGGGCAGTCTGGGTGGCGCCCACCTGCTGGGTGCTGCGTCGGGTCAGGCCGAAAAAGCCAGTCAGGGGGGTCAACACGACCATCACAATCACGCTGACCAGCAGCACGCCCACCAGCACCTCAACAATCGTGATTCCAGCTTGCGTTTCAGTTCGTCGCATCGATCATGACCTTCCCGGTGATCCCCACCACTTTGACATTGGTTTCGCGCCCGCCGGGGTGACGCAGGGTCCAGACCACGCCGGTGCCATCCGTGGTGCCGTTGGGCGCCTCGTATTTCACCTGGTTGCCGCCTGTGACAGCCGCCACCACCACGCCGCCCGGCAGGGTGCGGGTCTGGGGGGTATCAGTGCCGCGCGTGACGGTGTAGGCGGGCGTGTTCAAGGTCACATCCAGCTGAATATCCTGCCCGCTTTTCAGGGTGTCGCCGCGCGCCTGGCGCAGGTCGCCCGTCAGCTGCGAGGCGGCTTCGCGCAGCTGGGTGGCGCGGTAGCTGCCCAGCAGGTTGAAGCCCAACACCCCGGCCAGAATGCCCAGAATGGCCATCACGACCAGCAGTTCCAGCAGCGTAAAGCCCTCGCGCTTCATTCGTACCCCTGCTGGGTTTCAGTGGCGCTGACGCTCGCACCGCGTAGCCGCAGTGGCAGGATAGTGGGCTGCACGGCCGCAGGGCTGTCCATCAGTCCAATCTGCCAGTTGCGGGCAGTGGGGAAAAAGGGCGGTTCATAGCCCTGCAGGGTGCGGGGGTCGAACACGAAGTTGCGCCCGTACCCACTGGTCGGCGTGTCCCCGCTGAAGGTGCCAAACGCGCCGTAGTAGTTCTCGATAATTCCGCCGATGAGGTTCATGTCGCCCTTGGCCTCGCCCTGGTTGTACTTGTCCACCTGCACCGCGCCAGTGCCAGCCATCAGCACCGCGTGAATGGCCGGCTCATTGCCCATCTGGTCTTTCATGAGGTTCACGTTGCCCTGCGCCGAATAGATACCCAGGATGTTCCTGGTGCTCAGGTTGTTACACGTGGCGGGCGTGACCGTGCCGTTGTTGACCGTGTGCTTGCCGGTGCAGGGCGGATCGGCGTAGCGCAGGCTGCTGGTGATGTTGATGTCCCCGGAGGCCGCCAGGGTTAGCCCTGCAAAGGACGCCACTGCGGCGCCAGAGGGGCTATTGGGCCCGGCACTGAGGTTCTGGACGCTGCCGGCCACGTACAGCACGCCGTTAAAGGTAGAAGATGCGCCCGGCAGGAACGAGCCGTCGGGTTGGCGCGCGGCGCCCTGCCACTGGCCGGTGGGGTCCAGCATGAGGAGGCCGCCGGTCTCGGTAAGTGCCAGCTGCACGGTGCCGCTGGACGTGGTGTAGGTGATGCGCTGCACCGTCTGGCCGTTGACCGTGTCCTGATACAGCTGCATCTGGCTGACGTTACCGGGAATGTTGATGCCGCCCTGAAGGGCTTCCTGCTGCTGGTCACTGCCGTTTTCGGGCAGCTGGATATAGGGGCTATTCCAGTTCACCCCCTGCGTGAACTGCGGGGTGGCGCAGCTGGTCCCCGCGCAGTGTGAGGGCGCCTGTGGACTGGGGTTCATGCTGCCCACGGGCACGAAGGTGCTGTTGAAGGTGGCGCCGGGATTGGCCGCCGCGCCGCAGGTGGGCCCGTTTGCCCCGCTGATGATCTGCCCGGCCGGGCAGCCCGCGCTGGTGACGGCGCCGCCAAACCAAGGCTTGCCCACGAAGTTGAAGTGCTGGTTGGTGTGCACCGGGCCGCTGAACAGCGTGCGGCTGGTGAAGTAGATCCCGCTGCCGCTGCTTTCAGCCTGGGCGCTGAGGTAATGGTGGTTCGTAAACAGCGCGTTGGGGGCCAGCGAGGGCCGCCGGATCAGCAGGTTCAGTTCGTTTTGCCCGGGGCGCACTGTCAGGCGCCGGGTGGCGCCGCCGGCTTCACCTGTGATTTTGGCCGTGGGCACCTCAAAGAAGACCCGGTAGGCTACCGGGCTGTCCTTGACCACGCGTGTGGGTTGCAGGCCGTAGTTCACGCGGTAGCTGGCGCCGTTCTGGGTGCCGCTGAGCAGCACGCCCGCCGTGCCAGAAAACAGGTCCGACCAGAAGCGGCTGCGCTCTGTTTCGGTGGTGCCGGGCATGCCGGCGGCGGCGAACTGGGCCGCGCCCGTGCCCCGCAGCAGCACACTCACGCGGGGGTTGAGGGGTGTGGTTTCATTCAGGCCCTCGGCCCGCGTGCTCAGGTTACAGACCTCGGCGCCGTTGGGCAGGGCAGCGGGCAGGCTGCTCAGGCCACACAACGCGGCAATGTCCGCTTCAATCTGCGGAATGGTGATGTTGGTGGGATACTGGGCGCTGCCAATCAGAATCTGGGCCGTGCGCAGCCGCGCCTGAACCCGCGCCACGCCAGATTCGGCGGCGTATTGGGCGCGCAGGGTGGCTTCCTGGTCACTGCTGGAACGGCGGGTGGACAGCGTAACCTGCGCGGTCACGCTCATGATGACGGCCAGCATCAGCATCACCATCAGCAGGGTCACGATCAGGGTCGCGCCCTGGGTGCGGTGGTTCGGCGGCATAGCCCCCAGTATGAAAGGCCGGTGCGAAAAATCTCACCCCCCGTTCTGGGGCGTGTGGAAAATCCTAAACTTGGTTGGCAAGTTGTCAGATTTCTGTTAGAGGGGCGGTCAGTTGGTCTGTGCCTGGTCAGCAAGGGACGAAGCAGGGCCCATACGGCTTCCGGATCATCCGTGACAACCCCGCCGCGTCGCTCCGGTGCGTTTGCTCCTCTCCGTCACCGCTCTTCCTTCTCTGTCGCGCCGCTCCGCGAGCCCCTCGCGTTGGGTTGATCAGTTATGGGACAACTGATTAACCGGAATCCTTATCAGTCGGCTACCGCCCGCGAATCCGTTCCAGCAGCGCGGTGCAGCGTTCCTCGCGCTGGCGCCCGGCGGCCTTAGCCCAGGCACTGGCCGAACCCACCGCGAAAAAGCGTTCACGGGCCCGGGTGAGCGCCGTGTACACCAGATTGCGGCTCAGCATGGGCATGTGCACCTCGTGCAGCACGCCCAGCACGGTGCCCCATTCGCTGCCCTGGGCGCGGTGCACCGTCAGGGCGTAGCCCAGTTGCAGGTTGAACAGTTCGGCGCCTGCCAGTTCCACCACGTTGCCGTCAAAGTCCACGGTCAGGCGCCCGCCGCCATCTTTCAGCACCGTGCCCACGGTGCCGTTAAAGACCTCGTTGGTGTAGTCGTTTTTCGTCTGCACCACCACGTCTCCGGCGCGGGCCTGCCCGTCGGCAATGCGCACGCCGCCCTCGCCGGGGTTAAAGAGGCTCTGCAGGTGGTGGTTGAGCATTTCCACGCCCAGCGGCCCCTTGCGCATGGGGGTCAGCACCTGCACCTGCCCCGGTCCGCCCAGATCGCGCACCAGCAGCGCCACGCGCCGCGCGCCGGTGTCTGGCTCGGTTTCGCTGAGGTTCAGGCGGGGGTCACCCCACACCGGGGGCTGTCCAGTGAGCAGGCCGTGGGCCGCGCGGATAATCGGGTTCTGCGCCGCCTGACGGTACACCTGGGTCAGGCGCACGGTGGGGGCCACCTGGGTCAGCGCGTGCAGGGGCAGGCCCGCGTCCACCGGGGGCAGCTGGTCGGTGTCGCCCACCAGCAGCACCCGGGCTCCGGGCGGCACCGCCGAGAGCAGCGAGAGCATCAGCCCGTCGCCGCACATGCTCACCTCGTCCACGATCAGCAGGTCGTAGGGCGCCGGCTCCAGGTGGTTGTGCCGGAAGCCCGCCGGGCCGTACCCCAGCAGGCGGTGAATGGTGCTGGCGGTGCGGCCCGTAACCTCGCCTAGCCGCCGCGCGGCCTTGCCGGTGGGGGCGCACAGGCCCACCTCCAGGCCCAGCTTCTCGGCCAGATCGGCCACCGCGCGGGTGGTGGTGCTCTTGCCGGTGCCGGGGCCGCCCGTCAGCACCACCAGACGGTGGTCTTCGAGCAGATTCAGCACGCTGGCCTGTTCCTCGGATAGGCCTTTGGCCGCGCCCCGGGGCACCGTCCAGTCCTGCCCAGCCGGCGGGGTGGCCAGCAGGGTGCGGATCAGGCCGGCCAGCTTTTTCTCGGCGCGCAGCACCGGGGGCAGGTAAATGCGGCTGGGGTCATGCAGGGCGTCTTCGGTGTCCAGCAGGGGCGGGGCGTCGTCGGTCAGGCGGCCCAGTTCCACCGCTGTGTCCACTGCCAAGCGGGCCTGCGCGGGGGTCACGCGGGTGTAGTGCGCCACGCCCTTCTCGGCCCGGCCCCGGGGCAGGTACGAGTGCCCGCCCTGCTGCGCGGCCTGCTGCAGCGCGTAGACGGCGGCGGCCGTCAGGCGCCGGGGGTCGTCCAGCGCGCCGCCCCGGGCCTGCCACAGCTTGTCGGCGGTGACAAAGCCAATGCCTTCCACTTCTGTCAGCGCGAACAGATCGGCTTCCAGGCGTTCCAGGGCGGTCTCGCCAAAGTGTTTGACCGCCCGCTGCGCCTGCGAGATGCTCAGGCCCAGGCCCTGCAAGCCGGCCAGC of the Deinococcus aquaedulcis genome contains:
- the recD2 gene encoding SF1B family DNA helicase RecD2, with the protein product MSAAPPTEAFRVSGGVNKVRFRAESGFTVMSARIRNTEGEDPDATVIGVMPPLEAGDTFSAEVLMEEHREYGYQYRVLNMVLEAQPADLTEAGVAAYLEARVGGVGKVLAGRIAKTFGPGTFDVLETEPERLLQVPGVTQSTLHKMVQSWSQQGLERRLLAGLQGLGLSISQAQRAVKHFGETALERLEADLFALTEVEGIGFVTADKLWQARGGALDDPRRLTAAAVYALQQAAQQGGHSYLPRGRAEKGVAHYTRVTPAQARLAVDTAVELGRLTDDAPPLLDTEDALHDPSRIYLPPVLRAEKKLAGLIRTLLATPPAGQDWTVPRGAAKGLSEEQASVLNLLEDHRLVVLTGGPGTGKSTTTRAVADLAEKLGLEVGLCAPTGKAARRLGEVTGRTASTIHRLLGYGPAGFRHNHLEPAPYDLLIVDEVSMCGDGLMLSLLSAVPPGARVLLVGDTDQLPPVDAGLPLHALTQVAPTVRLTQVYRQAAQNPIIRAAHGLLTGQPPVWGDPRLNLSETEPDTGARRVALLVRDLGGPGQVQVLTPMRKGPLGVEMLNHHLQSLFNPGEGGVRIADGQARAGDVVVQTKNDYTNEVFNGTVGTVLKDGGGRLTVDFDGNVVELAGAELFNLQLGYALTVHRAQGSEWGTVLGVLHEVHMPMLSRNLVYTALTRARERFFAVGSASAWAKAAGRQREERCTALLERIRGR